The Fusobacterium necrophorum subsp. necrophorum genome has a window encoding:
- the fmt gene encoding methionyl-tRNA formyltransferase yields MRILFMGTPEFAVSSLKKLEEEHEVLAVFTKIDKPNQRGKKIQYTPVKQYALEHHLEVLQPNSIRDIEVIQKIRDYHPDLIVVVAYGKILPKEILGIPKYGVINVHSSLLPKYRGAAPIHASIIHGEKESGVSIMYVVEELDAGPVLAQASVEILEEDNCASLHDRLQQMGANLLIETIRNMEKQQIQAIPQDEVKATFVKPFRKEDCKICWNQSAREIFNFVRGMDPFPGAFTIYQGKQFKIARVEEEKGGRLQGKAGEILSYVKGKGVLVATGSGNVIITKAKPENKKMLSGVDLINGNFLQEGEHFE; encoded by the coding sequence GTGAGAATTTTATTTATGGGAACTCCGGAATTTGCAGTATCTTCTTTAAAAAAGTTGGAAGAAGAGCATGAAGTACTTGCCGTGTTTACCAAAATAGACAAACCGAATCAAAGGGGAAAAAAGATTCAGTATACACCAGTGAAGCAATATGCTTTAGAGCACCACTTAGAAGTATTACAACCCAATTCTATTCGGGATATCGAAGTAATACAAAAAATTAGAGATTATCACCCAGATTTAATTGTTGTTGTTGCTTACGGAAAAATTTTACCGAAAGAAATACTGGGAATTCCTAAATATGGAGTGATTAATGTCCATTCTTCTTTGTTACCGAAATATAGAGGAGCAGCTCCTATTCATGCTTCTATTATCCATGGGGAAAAAGAAAGCGGTGTCAGCATTATGTATGTAGTGGAAGAGTTGGATGCCGGTCCTGTTTTGGCACAGGCCAGTGTGGAGATATTGGAAGAAGATAATTGTGCCAGTTTACACGATAGATTGCAGCAAATGGGGGCAAATTTGCTAATAGAAACCATTCGAAACATGGAAAAACAACAAATACAAGCTATTCCACAGGATGAAGTAAAAGCCACTTTTGTAAAGCCTTTTCGGAAAGAAGATTGTAAGATTTGTTGGAATCAGTCTGCAAGAGAAATTTTTAATTTCGTAAGAGGAATGGATCCTTTTCCGGGAGCTTTTACCATATATCAAGGAAAGCAATTTAAAATTGCTAGGGTGGAAGAGGAGAAAGGAGGAAGACTGCAAGGAAAGGCAGGGGAGATTCTTTCATATGTCAAAGGGAAAGGAGTTTTAGTGGCAACGGGAAGTGGAAATGTCATTATTACCAAAGCAAAGCCGGAAAATAAAAAAATGCTATCGGGAGTTGACTTAATCAATGGAAATTTTTTACAGGAAGGAGAGCATTTTGAATGA